A part of Myxococcales bacterium genomic DNA contains:
- a CDS encoding IS4 family transposase — translation MNHIRTEFIESNLGDKRLTKRLLSIVSSVIESPEKSFPEAFGSSAELEGFYRFVENPYIEIKDILEPHKQATLKRMCNKNNDIIIAHDSSEFVFSGKRRDLGTTSLGKSASFFGHFSLAISASDREPLGTLGLHCFKRGEKISPYALRKKGILTQTQSRRLPSEKQRWNDAIDSISKLSESAKNAIHVCDSETDSYALLADLSNKEHRFIVRGCYDRALVNGKHLREEFAEESRLFSKEIHLSRRNKKSGGANNKRLVKRDARNTIVDIKAKQITLKRSNCVDKKYALSLDINAVLILERNPPKDEKPIEWILLTQEPIASRQDIEKIIECYCSRWVIEEYFKVLKTGCSYEKRQLESFHSLKNCLGVFIPIAWFLLRLRNKANEANSSPELYIPPPLLAMLQNYTAESLLTVDEVLRQIARLGGHIKYNGPPGWLVLWRGLRELYAMYKGYQIAESILSTKRCDQS, via the coding sequence ATGAATCATATAAGAACAGAATTTATAGAATCAAATCTTGGTGATAAGCGCTTAACTAAGCGCCTTTTATCAATTGTTAGCTCGGTTATTGAAAGTCCAGAGAAATCTTTTCCTGAGGCATTTGGGAGTTCGGCAGAATTAGAGGGGTTCTATCGGTTTGTGGAAAATCCTTACATAGAAATAAAAGACATTTTAGAACCGCACAAACAAGCTACTTTAAAGCGTATGTGCAATAAGAATAATGATATTATTATTGCGCATGATTCGAGTGAGTTTGTATTTTCAGGAAAGAGACGAGACCTTGGAACAACCTCACTAGGTAAAAGTGCAAGCTTCTTTGGTCATTTCAGTTTAGCTATTTCTGCGTCAGATAGAGAACCATTAGGTACATTGGGGTTGCATTGTTTTAAGCGCGGTGAAAAAATCAGTCCTTATGCACTCAGAAAAAAAGGGATTCTTACACAGACTCAGTCTCGTCGCCTGCCATCGGAAAAACAAAGATGGAATGACGCAATCGATAGCATTTCTAAACTCAGCGAAAGCGCTAAAAATGCAATCCACGTATGCGATAGTGAAACAGATAGTTATGCTTTGCTTGCTGATTTATCGAACAAAGAACATCGATTTATTGTTAGGGGCTGCTATGACCGCGCCCTTGTAAACGGCAAGCATTTACGCGAGGAATTTGCAGAAGAAAGCAGATTGTTTTCTAAAGAAATACATCTTTCTAGAAGAAATAAAAAATCCGGCGGGGCTAATAATAAAAGGCTTGTTAAAAGAGATGCCCGCAATACGATAGTAGATATTAAAGCAAAACAAATTACATTAAAAAGATCAAACTGTGTAGATAAAAAATATGCATTATCTTTAGATATAAATGCTGTTCTTATTCTAGAGCGAAATCCGCCTAAAGATGAAAAGCCTATTGAATGGATTTTACTCACTCAAGAACCAATCGCTTCGCGCCAAGATATCGAAAAGATTATCGAATGCTATTGCTCACGTTGGGTCATAGAAGAATACTTTAAAGTCCTTAAAACTGGATGCTCATATGAAAAAAGACAGTTAGAAAGCTTTCACAGCCTGAAAAATTGTTTGGGAGTCTTTATACCAATAGCCTGGTTTCTCCTGCGGCTACGCAATAAAGCAAATGAAGCAAATAGCTCACCAGAACTTTATATACCGCCTCCATTATTAGCTATGCTGCAAAATTATACCGCGGAATCATTGCTTACTGTCGATGAAGTTTTAAGGCAAATAGCAAGGTTGGGAGGACACATTAAATATAACGGTCCTCCTGGATGGCTAGTCTTATGGCGAGGGCTTAGAGAACTTTATGCTATGTATAAAGGTTACCAAATCGCCGAATCTATCTTGTCAACAAAAAGATGTGATCAATCATGA